The window atggtatACACATTTCTCTTTATTGAagaactgttttttttttcaaatgttaagttatataattttaatttatttatatccatgaatatagttttgcaaaactaattataacatttaatttatttgattcaatATTCAAATATCTATTTCACATTATCCtatttcgttttttttttcaaaatgcttagtttatatttaaggaatgataataatttattaaaaaaatgatattgatatattatataaaatttactatcttttattaaaaaataactgtCTTATATATGACGAACTATATTTCAACATATCTAGACAAGTCAAGTTGTTGACAAAATTtgttcataatatatatatatatatatatatatatatatatatatatatatatatatatatatatatatatatatatagtcacaTTCACTTCATTGACTTCATGTTAGTTtagattaatattatattattttataaacattgaTATTTATgcagttttaattaattatttatgtattttgtttatatttataaagttgagtGTTTAAGATACTCtatcaaaattgtttttgtGATGTATTGTAGTTTTTATTCACAAGCGTGGCCCACGGATTCAACCTAGTTTCttataatgatttattattatagttaaacTTAATGATTCGATTTATCATTtgtattaatcatttaaaagtaaaattatatatatatatatatatatatatatatatatatatatatatatatatatatatatatatatatatatatatatatatatatatatatatatatatatatatatatatatatttattaactttaaataaaatctgaaaaagttgaaaaaattaatagaaaggGGTAAATGTTATAGTTAAACCATGATTATGGCATGTTTAATAGTGTGTAGAAATTGTTCAAATTTAAAGAAGGTAAATAATAAGCAAAATCGAAGATAAATATGATATTCTAAACTGGGGTATAAGTAAAATCGAATTCGGTCGGTGATCTGTATAATAAAATTCAACTATTTAAGCGACCGGTGGTATATATAcgtgtttttttatatatttataaatatatgttttttagtCTGGTGgtaaatgataatattatagtttattttatttttaaagttcaaATCTTGGCACAATCTTGTATATTTGATgatctcttttttctttttttaaactcatttttatttaatttatattttcttttaagttaaatatttattttattatctaactTATTATATGACTcaattatagttttttaattccatagtttattatattatatatatttattatttttctttagtttattatattatatatattagttattttttaataattaaactgaTAAATCGACCGAATCAATTTTATAACCGACCGTCAACAGACGGATGGAGATTTTGAAAAACCGACCCCAACGGTTATGAAAAAATTTCGGTGAAAAAATCGACCGAACCGAATTGCTCACACTCTTATTCTGAACTAATGTAACTAACTtccctattatttttttaaatatataaattaaaaataaaataattaaaatatattttccttaAAATTTATGATGATTAGAtcatttaaatgttaaaattaaccaacaaaaacatttacataaaccatatcatcaacataaattatCACAACACACTAACATATCCCACAACAAAACACATATTCACACAACAAAATCATATGTAAACAATCGAAAACACTTAAAAGCATCTTCATCCATTCCTAACCATCATCAAACTACCTACTAAAGTATTAATCTTTACATGATCCCCCAATCTTCTTCTCTCTTGGATCTCATCCTTCTagttaattcttaaaaaaaatgtaccACTCTTATTCATTACACGCATCTCTAGTTCAGCACACCACAACCAAAACCATCTATCCTACACAATTACCACACTTCCCTGTCCACCAAAAAGCCCTTCATATGTAGACAATACacattacaaaaataatctaaaacCCATATACATGCATTTCCTTTTTCCCACCTAAACCTCAACTACTTGTATCATGCAATATTGTCTacttatcaaaattattaacaaaaacaacaacttattacatcataaaataaactataacaAAAGGTATATATtctattacaattttaatatcGATTTTAACGCCAACGGACTTGTTTTGATTTGGTTTTATCTTACTTGTGATTATGATGTGATACTCTTTTCtttgtagtttttttttgttcaacCTCAACTTGAATTGTATTGATTGTCTATATTGGTGTATGGTACTTTTAATCTTCATGGGACCAGAATTTAGTAAGAGATGTATCTCactttcaaaaattaattgtgatgttttataattaattagcaCTATTAATTACATTGAGGGAGTGTCATAATGtcatagaaaaagaaaagaaagatagaaaagaatgaaTAGGTAATTGTGAGTTTGCTAGGCTTGTCTGACTTGCAGCCtgcatataaatatgataataaaactTAGATGTTATTTGAGTTTGCATGTGTATTTTATGATATTCTTGCAATtcaagtgtttttttttattgagaaccgatcttaaaaatttaataggGTAAATCTAGTAGTCCAATCATTTTGTCATATGAACTATAAATGAGTTTGAGTGAAAACATCGCAATGTGTTTTTCACAGTTATTCGGTGATATTTAGTCAATGTACATAAAGTAGCAACTTCGGTTAACCTCGGTGAGATAGGTCAATgtttacataaattataaatttggttaACCTCAAAAGTCAACTATAGATGGTTGATTAAAGATTGGAGGGCACTAATAATACTCCCATAAATATTGAAATCAGGTTAATATCACCATCATAACAAGAAAGGTCAGAACTTGTTGCCACCATAGTGTTGAGTTATTTGCCTTGATTAATGATACATGTTAGTATGAATAAAAATCTCATCAACACATTTAGTTTGTCATTTAACAAGACATCTTTTTATTGGATTAAGGACTGGACatctcaaaatttaatttttactggTTAAAGTTTCTAcaaagttttaatttaattttcttttttaataaaatatttgtgttcttttgcttattttttttttatagtgaaaCTTAGATAGATATAtcttgattttaatcaaatattttattatagtgaAACTTGATTTGTACgaattttttatgattttactcATCGAGATTATCAATGTCAAATGTTACGTGTAATTGTATCTATCTATTTAAGCTTGTGTTTATTGTTTctcaaaaatcaattaagtCATTCTCATTCTCCTTTTCTATTCTCCATTTTGTTGCTTTCTTTTTTCATGtcattattactttttattccTTAGCATTGGCTTtgtttctacttttttttttttttttatctcattatttagattttcaatcactttcttctatagaaatgacacatttcaataataatatttttcttatcaaccctcaaaaataattttaagtaaaataaaccTGCTTGATAAATTGGTAGAATTTTTCATATACTAATGccaaattttaatttgcatATTCTTCTTCCCTATTTCCATATATATGCTCTTTGGCATGTTTCACCAAATCctcaaatatttttctattttcttaattagcatacattttttttttaaatttccattttctaattgattttcaGCATcccaaattattataaaattattttcattgtcaTGGTTTttagaaactttttttttcttgttatttcaaacaaaattttagcaatccaaattttcaaaaattctttccattttgattaaaattttatttggtagATACAttgattatttggattaaagGACAAAACTACccttatatttaattatcttaatggttaaaaataagaaaGCAATGTgttttagtaattttttaatgaatcaattgaataatttaaatgtagaataataatttgaatgaacaaattatttaaaattttagattatttgaataattaaaatcaaatcatcccttagataaaaacaaataaatatttgtagtGTTCATATTGAACTGTTATTTGAACCTTAGAAAACGCTCAGGGGGAGTTTTTGTTTGactttttgaagaaaaaattattatttagatgaaaaatatgttatttgaatttttaattagttgattttatataatttgtatttaaaataaaaaattataaaaataaaataatcaagatacaaaagtttaaaataagtaaaagtaaatattgtatattttttatattttaattaataaattaagtagttaaaattttaaaaatatgaaagatgCCAAAATTTTTggtaataaatcaaataaaatttaatattaaatgacaGTTAATAGCCAAGATTATACTTATggaaaatctattatatatacctataatctttatatacataatctaggaagattttatttttctctactAAAAATGAGTATTAAGACATAATAATGtccaaaaactaatattttcaaataattcaaattcaaatcttaaaaaacaaaaacaactagtttacttataatttaaataacagacataatattataatataaactattattGCCAAGTAAGCTCCAAGTGTGCCTTCCCCTATATTGTACcgtttaaatttgaattcaaaaattGTATGTTAAATGTACAGACTGTCACGTAAATTAAAACACAGCCTAATAAATTCGCAATCTTTAATGTAGATTCGCGCTTAGTGATTTGTcgttctttttctttttgaattttagCTGTGACGGAAAAGATAAAATTCAAAAAGTGGGGACCATCTTTGTCCGCTCCTAAACGGATACCGGAGCCAATTAACGGTCAGGATcaattttcaattcaaatattGCTTCTTGCCCGCCCAAATACTCTTATAAACAAATGTTAAATACCAACggaaatctctctctctctcaatatctctctctttttctttttctctttcttgCTTACcctttttattcaaacaaaatcccATTTCTTGAAATcgttttctttgttttcttgcaAGAATCTCATTAGGGTTTTgtagattttgttttttgaagATATAATGTCGATGCATAGTCGTCGATCATCATCTATTACAGTACCTTCTTCTTCCTCCCTGTCAAAGCGACAGGCATCTTCATCGGACAATCCAGGAAAAATCCCCTCCGCCGCTAATCAAGATATGGCTAAGAAGCAGCGGGCCGCTTTAGCAGATATGACGAATCAGAGGAATGCTAGTAGGAATGGCGGACGAACCTTTTCTGGGTCTTCTGTTACGGTAAATCATCTTATCTTGAATGTTAAttagttagggtttagggtttcgaAATCCATGACTTGGGTAGTGATTTGATTGTTGTTTTATGTTTGATTGCAGGCTGTCTGTCCGATTAAAACGGCTAATTCGAAGAAGATAATCTCATCTTCTTCAGCAAAATTGGGAAATGTAGAGAGAAAACCAACTTTAGCTGTTTCAGTTACTAGAAACAGTACACCTTTTACTAGAAGTGGTGATGAATTAGTAGTTCCATTGAAATCTGTTAACATGGATATTTCTCCTTCTCACTCTGAAGGATCGGTTTCTTTAGATGAAACCATGTCTACTTGTGATTCTTTAAAGAGTCCTGATATTGAGTATCTTGATAATGATAGTCATGATTCATCTTTAATTGATTCCATTGAGAGAAAGACATGCAACAAACTTCACATCTCAGATGATATGGAGATTTCAGGTTTAATTTCTTATTCCTTTTTGCTATCTTTGAATGGAATTTGAGTTATGttcaattttgatttattgGTCTTCTCTTAATGTTGCAGGAAATCAATAtaagaaagaagatgatgacAAAGTTGCAGATATTGATAATGATTTCATTGATCCACAACTATGTGCAACATTGGCCTGTGACATTTACAAACACTTGAGAGCATctgagatgaagaagaggccCACAACTGATTTCATGGAGAAAGTTCAGAAGGATGTTAATGCCAGTATGAGAGGCATTCTCATTGATTGGCTCATTGAGGTAAAACAacattcaatttcaaataagtgTTTTCTTTTCTGTTCTATCATAGTCAAATAAGCTAAACAGGAAAAGTATTGACAAATTGTTCAGGTTTCAGAAGAATACAGACTAGTCCCTGATACACTATATCTCACTATCAACTACATAGACAGATACCTTTCTGGAAATGTGATGGATAGACACCGATTACAATTATTGGGTGTTTCGTGCATGATGATTGCAGCGTAAGACTTGTATTATCATCATTTTGATTCTGAATTTTCTTTATGTTATTTACTAGAACTGAAAATCTGATTTGATTTATGTGAACAGTAAATATGAAGAGATTAGTGCTCCACAAGTTGAAGAATTCTGTTACATAACTGATAACACATATTTCAAAGACGAGGTTCTTCAGATGGAATCATCTGTTTTAAATTACCTCAAGTTTGAAATGACAGCACCAACAATCAAATGTTTTCTGAGGTATAATTCGAATCaacaacaatttaaaaaaaatctctggGTTTTTGGAATGAAGTTAACTGactttgtttttgaaaataaatgcaGGAGATTTGTTAGGGTTTCTTTGAGTGTTGATGAGGCAGCTTCTATGCAGTTTGAATGCTTGGCAAACTACTTAGCAGAGTTGTCTCTTATTGAATACAATATGCTTTGTTATGCTCCATCACTTATTGCTGCTTCAGCAATCTTCTTGGCTAGATATATGTTTAACCCATCTAAGAGACCATGGGTATTTGCTTATTCCTCCATTTTTTCCATTTATTTTAAGGATAGTTCAAAAAACATCATAATCATTGGATTGTTGTTGATATGCAGAATACTACTTTGAGGCATTATACACTGTATCAGCCTATTGATTTGCATGAGTGTGTGAAGGCGCTTCATAGGCTTTGTAATGGAAGCAACAGTTCCTCATTGCCTGCAGTTAGGGAGAAGTATAGCCAGCATAAGGTAGATTATGATTGATTGAATGAATGATGAAATTAGTCATTAATTGTGGAGCTTTTTTTCTAACAATGTGTATTTTGTTTATGATGATCAGTACAAATTTGTTGCGAAGAAATATTGCCCTCCATCCATTCCAGAAGAGTATTTCCAGAATGTTAAAGTACTCAATAGCAGCTGAGGGGATTAAAATGTTGATCTGAAATGATGAATCTTCAACAATCCATTTGTTGGCTACATTCATTGTAGGATTAAGAAGAAATGGATGAATGGTCAATTGTGTATTGTGAAAGAGAGAGTCTCCTAATTGTGTATTGGGGGCAAATGTGATCTTTTTAAATGACATTACTTcttattccttcttcttcttcttcatcttcttcacttAACTTTTGTTGACTTTTTAGAGTGCTTGAACTTGTTGTACATACTTGTATTTTCTATTGaatttttctcattttgaagTTTGAAGTCTAAAATAGTTCCTAAAATCATGTATTTGATTAGCTACTAAGATTTCTAAAACATATGGAAACATGGAGAGGCTTAGAGCTCTAGAATGGTTAAGAAGATTAGGGAGTCTATTCTCATAGTCTTGTGTTTATGCTTGAAATgtctttataaaaatgatgaattttCTAAAcatatatgataattaatttacaattaattataatctCTACTTATAATAATTGGAATAATATTTACAGTTGCAAATGATCTGTATGTTAACTTATTCTTATTTGTTTTCAAGAAGTGTAATTGTTTATCAAATGAATGTGAAAATGAGATTTCAAATGttcaatcaaataatatttttctagaaGTGTAAATGACCCGTTTACAAACTATCCTCgttgtattttaattatgattaattatattattggaATCCACTGCCCAACACTAactttgaaatttaaaatatttttaaatactattttatattaggtaaacttaattattttattataaaaataaatataataaaatattttgattttttttttttaaatatttgaatgagataaataatttaaatatgtattttatttataattgttcaaattaaaaataatttatttttaaatgataaattta is drawn from Impatiens glandulifera chromosome 3, dImpGla2.1, whole genome shotgun sequence and contains these coding sequences:
- the LOC124931719 gene encoding cyclin-A1-4, with translation MSMHSRRSSSITVPSSSSLSKRQASSSDNPGKIPSAANQDMAKKQRAALADMTNQRNASRNGGRTFSGSSVTAVCPIKTANSKKIISSSSAKLGNVERKPTLAVSVTRNSTPFTRSGDELVVPLKSVNMDISPSHSEGSVSLDETMSTCDSLKSPDIEYLDNDSHDSSLIDSIERKTCNKLHISDDMEISGNQYKKEDDDKVADIDNDFIDPQLCATLACDIYKHLRASEMKKRPTTDFMEKVQKDVNASMRGILIDWLIEVSEEYRLVPDTLYLTINYIDRYLSGNVMDRHRLQLLGVSCMMIAAKYEEISAPQVEEFCYITDNTYFKDEVLQMESSVLNYLKFEMTAPTIKCFLRRFVRVSLSVDEAASMQFECLANYLAELSLIEYNMLCYAPSLIAASAIFLARYMFNPSKRPWNTTLRHYTLYQPIDLHECVKALHRLCNGSNSSSLPAVREKYSQHKYKFVAKKYCPPSIPEEYFQNVKVLNSS